A genome region from Eschrichtius robustus isolate mEscRob2 chromosome 4, mEscRob2.pri, whole genome shotgun sequence includes the following:
- the JCHAIN gene encoding immunoglobulin J chain — MKNYLLFWGVLAIFLMAVLVTAQDEDERTVLVDNKCKCARITSRIIPSAEDPSQDIVERNIRIIVPLNSRENISDPTSPMRTKFVYHLSDLCKKCDLTEVELDNQVVTATQSNICDEDIETCYTYDRNKCYTNRVPLTYGGKTKIVETALTPDSCYPD, encoded by the exons ATGAAGAACTATTTGCTTTTCTGGGGAGTCCTGGCCATTTTTCTTATGGCTGTTCTTGTGACAG CCCAAGATGAAGATGAAAGGACTGTTCTTGTTGACAACAAGTGTAAGTGTGCCCGGATTACTTCCAGGATCATCCCTTCTGCTGAAGATCCTAGTCAAGACATTGTGGAGAGAAACATCAGAATTAT tgttcctCTGAACAGCAGGGAGAATATCTCTGATCCTACCTCACCCATGAGAACCAAATTTGTGTACCATTTGTCCGACCT cTGTAAAAAATGTGATCTTACAGAAGTGGAGCTGGATAATCAAGTAGTTACTGCCACCCAGAGCAATATCTGTGATGAAGACATTGAGACTTGTTACACTTATGACAGAAACAAGTGCTATACAAACAGGGTCCCACTTACCTATGGTGGTAAGACCAAAATAGTGGAAACAGCTTTGACCCCGGATTCCTGCTATCCTGACTAA